In a genomic window of Halalkalicoccus sp. CG83:
- a CDS encoding electron transfer flavoprotein subunit alpha/FixB family protein — MTDVLAIAEHRRGTLRDVSYELITAGRELAEETDGELHLAVIGGHLEEFTRLLSKEGVDVIHAVSNGEEFNHDVYTQIAEGLVEEIDPGVVLVPNSVNGLDYGPALANRLGRPLVSDVTDASFDGEALSTTREMYGSKVETTVEVDAERTVVMIRGGEWPSADDSGDPEIRERDASIDESAVRSTVRAFEEVGGGDVDIADAEVLVSVGRGIDEEENLELVEELADALDATLSASRPIVDSGWLEKNRQVGQSGKTVTPKIYIAIGISGAVQHVAGMKGSETIIAINTDPNAPIFDIADYGIVEDLFDVVPALIEEFER; from the coding sequence ATGACGGACGTCCTCGCGATCGCCGAACACCGCCGCGGAACGCTGCGCGACGTGAGCTACGAGCTGATCACCGCCGGGCGCGAGCTCGCGGAGGAGACGGACGGCGAGCTCCACCTCGCAGTGATCGGCGGTCACCTCGAGGAGTTCACTCGGCTGCTCTCGAAGGAGGGCGTCGACGTGATCCACGCCGTCTCCAACGGCGAGGAGTTCAACCACGACGTCTACACCCAAATCGCCGAGGGGCTCGTCGAGGAGATCGATCCCGGTGTAGTGCTCGTCCCGAACAGCGTCAACGGGCTCGACTACGGCCCCGCGCTCGCGAACCGGCTGGGACGCCCGCTGGTGAGCGACGTGACGGACGCCTCGTTCGACGGTGAGGCGCTCTCGACGACCCGCGAGATGTACGGATCGAAGGTCGAGACCACCGTCGAGGTCGACGCCGAGCGCACCGTGGTGATGATCCGCGGCGGCGAGTGGCCAAGCGCCGACGATTCGGGCGATCCGGAGATCCGCGAGCGCGACGCGTCGATCGACGAGAGCGCCGTCCGCTCGACGGTCAGGGCGTTCGAGGAGGTCGGCGGCGGCGACGTCGACATCGCGGACGCCGAGGTGCTCGTGAGCGTGGGTCGGGGCATCGACGAGGAGGAGAACCTCGAACTCGTCGAGGAGCTCGCCGACGCGCTCGACGCGACGCTCTCGGCCTCGCGACCGATCGTCGACAGCGGCTGGCTCGAGAAGAACCGACAGGTCGGCCAGTCGGGTAAGACCGTCACCCCGAAGATCTACATCGCGATCGGGATCTCCGGTGCGGTCCAGCACGTCGCCGGCATGAAGGGGAGCGAGACGATCATCGCGATCAACACCGATCCGAACGCGCCGATCTTCGACATCGCCGACTACGGCATCGTCGAGGACCTCTTCGACGTGGTGCCGGCGTTGATCGAGGAG